The Oncorhynchus tshawytscha isolate Ot180627B linkage group LG18, Otsh_v2.0, whole genome shotgun sequence genome has a window encoding:
- the LOC112217521 gene encoding heparan sulfate glucosamine 3-O-sulfotransferase 5, producing the protein MLFKQQALLRQKLFVLGSLAIGSLLYLVARVGSLDRLQPICPIESRLGPLHLPEQIPLRTLQYKRGLLHELRKGNATKEQIRLHNLVQQLPRAIIIGVRKGGTRALLEMLNLHPAVVKASQEIHFFDNDQNYARGIDWYREKMPFSFPHQITIEKSPAYFITEEVPERIFKMNSSIKLLIIVREPTTRAVSDYTQVLEGKERKNKTYHKFEKLAIDGNTCEVNTKYKAVRTSIYTKHLERWLKYFPVEQFHIVDGDRLITDPLPELQLVERFLNLPSRISHYNLYFNATRGFYCLRFNIVFNKCLAGSKGRIHPEVDPSVVAKLRKFFHPFNQKFYQITGRTFNWP; encoded by the exons ATGCTATTCAAACAGCAGGCGTTGCTGAGACAGAAGCTCTTTGTGCTGGGCAGCCTTGCTATCGGGAGTCTCCTCTATCTAGTGGCCAGGGTTGGGAGCTTGGATAG GCTGCAGCCTATTTGCCCCATAGAGAGCAGACTGGGCCCTCTTCACCTGCCGGAGCAGATCCCTCTCCGGACCCTGCAGTATAAGCGTGGTCTGCTCCACGAGCTCCGCAAGGGCAATGCCACCAAAGAGCAGATCCGCCTGCACAACCTGGTGCAGCAGCTGCCCCGGGCCATCATTATCGGGGTGCGCAAGGGGGGCACGCGCGCCCTGCTGGAGATGCTCAACCTGCACCCGGCGGTGGTCAAGGCCTCGCAGGAGATCCACTTCTTTGACAACGACCAGAACTATGCCCGGGGCATCGACTGGTACCGGGAGAAGATGCCATTCTCCTTCCCCCATCAGATCACCATTGAGAAGAGCCCCGCCTACTTCATCACAGAGGAGGTCCCCGAACGCATCTTCAAGATGAACTCCTCCATCAAGCTGCTGATCATCGTGCGCGAGCCCACCACCAGAGCTGTGTCCGACTACACACAGGTGCTGGAGGGCAAGGAGCGCAAGAACAAGACCTACCACAAGTTTGAGAAGCTGGCCATTGACGGAAACACGTGTGAGGTGAACACAAAGTATAAGGCGGTACGGACCAGCATTTACACCAAGCACTTGGAGCGCTGGCTGAAGTACTTCCCCGTGGAACAATTCCACATTGTGGACGGGGACCGTCTGATCACAGACCCGTTGCCAGAGCTGCAGCTCGTCGAGCGCTTCCTCAACCTACCGTCCAGGATCAGCCACTataatctgtacttcaatgccaCCAGGGGATTCTACTGCCTGCGATTTAACATTGTCTTCAACAAGTGCCTGGCAGGCAGCAAGGGGCGCATCCACCCTGAGGTGGACCCTTCGGTCGTGGCCAAACTGAGGAAGTTCTTCCACCCCTTCAATCAGAAGTTTTATCAGATCACTGGCAGGACATTCAACTGGCCCTGA